In Desertifilum tharense IPPAS B-1220, one genomic interval encodes:
- a CDS encoding STAS domain-containing protein, translating to MSRVVKKVQPSGILDSTKASQFREEISHLVSSGADIILVNLKDVTFVDSSGLGALVSALKIVRSSSGKLCLCSINEQVRMLFELTSMDRVFEVYPSEDDFLSAIEST from the coding sequence ATGAGTCGCGTTGTTAAAAAGGTTCAGCCTTCTGGCATTTTAGATAGTACCAAAGCGAGTCAGTTTCGCGAAGAAATCAGCCATCTGGTCTCTTCAGGTGCAGACATTATTCTGGTTAATCTTAAAGATGTGACGTTTGTTGATAGCTCTGGTTTGGGGGCTTTGGTATCGGCGCTTAAAATTGTGCGCTCTTCGAGCGGTAAGCTGTGTTTGTGTTCGATCAACGAACAGGTCAGAATGTTGTTTGAACTGACTAGCATGGATCGGGTGTTTGAAGTCTATCCCAGTGAAGATGACTTTCTGAGCGCGATCGAGTCTACTTAA
- a CDS encoding glucosyl transferase produces the protein MTWIGALIERGFLDEEMVVQYGSCTHLPPGVKCYQHLKTDLFDRLSAQARITISQCDENAIAQLDRSGNPYILVPRAQCYKEHIDDRQIELALSLDQAGVPIAWSPGDLVRFLASPQRLSLPTIKAAANDTLSQRLNNLAG, from the coding sequence ATGACCTGGATCGGAGCCTTAATTGAACGAGGCTTTCTCGACGAAGAAATGGTGGTTCAATACGGCAGTTGTACGCATCTGCCCCCTGGAGTAAAGTGTTACCAGCATCTCAAAACCGATTTATTCGACCGACTCAGCGCTCAGGCTCGAATCACCATCAGTCAGTGCGACGAAAACGCGATCGCCCAACTCGATCGCAGCGGCAATCCCTATATTTTAGTTCCTCGCGCTCAATGCTATAAAGAGCATATTGACGATCGGCAAATTGAACTCGCCCTATCTTTAGATCAAGCGGGCGTTCCCATTGCTTGGTCGCCCGGAGATCTAGTGCGATTTTTAGCATCGCCTCAAAGACTCTCTCTCCCTACCATCAAGGCTGCTGCGAATGATACCCTCTCTCAACGCCTCAACAACCTTGCTGGCTAG